The Acidimicrobiales bacterium region GGCGACGACATCACGATGAACGCACTACTCGCCCATGCCGGTGGATGACACCACCGCCGTGACGATCGCGGCGCGACCGCGCCGGAGGATGAGATGACCGACACCACCATCAGCACCGACGACGCGTCGACGGTGAGACCGGCCGGCGCTCCCGGCCGGGTGAGCCAGGCGATCGCGAACCTTCCCGAGACGGCAGCGCTGCTGTTCGTCCTCGTCGGTCTGATCATCTACTTCTCGATCGCGTCGGAGTTCTTCTTCGACTTCGACAACTTCGTCAACATCGGACAGAACTCGGCGGTCGTCGGCATCATCGCCATGCCCGCCACGATCCTGCTGATCGGAGGCCAGGTCGACCTCTCGGTTGGTTCCGTCGCCGGACTGCTGGGGATGACGATGGCCGTCACCACGACGGCCACCGACGCCACCACGACGCCCTACGGACTAGGGGCCGGGATCGGCCTTGCCATCCTCATCACGATCGGCCTGGCGCTCGCCATAGGCTTCTTCAACGGCCTCGCCGTCACCAAGATCGGCCTCAACTCGTTGATCGTCACACTGGGCGGTCTGGCCATGTTCCGGGGCCTGGCGAAGGTCCTGGGAGACGGGCAGACCATCCGGCTCAACGGGTTCGGCGACCTGGGCGTCAGCCGGCCGCTGTTCGACATCCCCACCCCCGTCTACATCTTCATCGGCGTGTCGATCGCCTGTCACCTGCTCTTGAAGTACACCGTGTACGGGCGCTCCATCTACGCCGTCGGCTCGAATCCCCAGGCGGCGCGTCTCGCGGGCATCCGGACCGACCGGGTGCTGTTCATCGCCTTCGTCCTGACAGCACTGGCCGTTGCGCTCGCGGCGATGATCCGTGTGTCCCAGATCGGCAGCGCGTCCACCAACGCGGGTTCGGGGTTCGAACTCACCGTCGTCACCGCGATCATCCTCGGTGGCGCCAGCCTCTCGGGTGGCCGCGGCTCGATCGCCGGCACATTCCTCGCCCTCCTCGTCCTCAACACGCTACAGAACGGCCTCATCCAGACCGGCGTGCCGTCTTTCTGGATCGAGTTCAGTGAGGGCGCTCTACTCATCATCGCGGTCTCCTTCGACCGCCTCCGGGTCCGCCTCGGCGGGGCAGGGTAGAACCGGCACGGCGACCCGGCGGGATCGAGGCCACCGTATGGTGACCGGGCGGGCCGTGGCGGTCGGACAGTTCCTACTCGAGGCCAACACCTTCTCTCCGCTGCGCCACGACCTCTCGGCGTTCGAACCCGCGGGCCTGCACCTCGACGGTGGATTCGGACGGTCTGATCTGCCCGATGACGAGCTCGCGGCAGCGTGGGACGTGCTCGCCACGAACGGGTTCCGACCCGTGCCGACCGTCCGGGCATGGGCGGGCGCGGGACCGCAGCTGACAGCCGGGGCGTTCGAGGCGATACTGCACGGAATCGTCGAACCCCTGACCGACGAGCTTGCCGGTGTCTTCCTCTCCCTCCACGGCGCCTCCGCCGCGGAGAACGTGGACGATCCGGAGGGCGAGATCCTCGAGCGTGTCCGGACGCGGGTCGGTCGGCACGTGCCCATCGCGGTGAGCCTCGACTGCCACGCAGGCATCACGGACCGGATGGTCGACAACGCCGATGTCATCACCGCCTACCGGACGGTCCCCCACATGGACCTGTACCGGACCGGACGACAGGCTGGAGAGCTGTTGGTCGCGGCGATGAACGGTGGGACCCGTCCCGTCACGGGCTGCGTCACCATCCCGATGGTCGCCCCGGCCGACCGACAGAGCAACGACCTCGAACCGTTCGGGTCGCTCATGGACGCCTGCGCAGAAGCAGAGAAGCAACCAGGGGTCCTCGCCGCGGCCTTCTTCCCGTCGCATCCGTGGCGGGACGTCGAATCGTTGTCCTGGAGCGTGACGTGTACGACCGACGGCGATGCGGATCTCGCCGACGACGTCGCCACTGCGATCGCCGAGGAAGTCTGGCGAGCCCGCCACGAACTCACCGGGTCGGAGCGGCCCGACATTGCCACCGCGCTCAGGACGGCCCTTGCCGGGCCCGCCCCGTTCGTGCTCGCAGACGCGGGCGACAGTCCGACCGGTGGTTCACCCGGTGATTCCACCGAACTGCTGAGGGCAGCGGCGCCCCACCGTGACCACCCGATCCATCTGACGATCCGCGATCCTCGAGCAGCACGTTCGTGCCTGGCGGCCGGGGCCGGAGCGATGCTTCGCGTCACACTCGGAAACGGAGCCATCGGCACGTACAACGCGGCCACACCGGTCGTTGCGGCAGTTGAATCACTCCCGGCCGGGGACTTCGCCTACACGGGATCTCTCGCCGCCGGTAGGCGTGGCACCCTCGGCGACGCAGCCGTGCTCGCCATCGGCGAAATCCGCATCGTCGTCCACTCCGAGACCGTGATGTTGATCGATCCGGTCCCCTACGAGGCAGCAGGACTCGATCCCTCCTCGGCAATGGTGATCCAGGCCAAGTCACACGTCAGCTACCGGGAGGGTTTCGCCCGGATCACCGACCGCAGCGTCGTGGCGAATACGCCGGGTCCGACCGCAGCCGACCTGCGACTGCTGCCATACCGCCGCCGCCCGTCGCCGCTCTTTCCCTTCGAGGACGACGTCAACCCATCACCCATCCGCCGTTGACGTCAACGGTCACACCGTTGACGAACGCCGCCTCCTCGGATGCGAGGAACGACACCACTGCCGCCACCTCCCGACCCTCCCCCAGACGCCCCGCCGGTATCTGGGCCAGCACGCGGTCGAGCAGCTCGGAGGACCTCTCGAACTGCGCGTTGGCCATCGGCGTGGCGATGCCACCCGGGTTGATGGCGTTGGCGGTCAGCCCGCTGCCGCCGAGGTGGCGGGCGAAGCTACGGGTGAGCGACACGAGACCGGCCTTGGAGGCCGCGTAGACGGCCGAGTCGGACAGCCCCCCGGTCCGGGCCGCGACGCTCGCGACATTGACGATCCGACCCCATCCCCGCTCGGCCATCCCGACCGATGCGGCCTGGGACAACAGGAACGGGGCCCGGAGGTTGACGGCGAGGGTCTGGTCGAACTGATCCACCGTGAATTCCCCGATTGGGACCTCGTGGAGGATTGCGGCGTTGATCACCAGGACGTCGACGCGGCCGATTTCATCTATGAGCCCCCTGCACGCCGCGGGATCGGACAGGTCGACCTTCACAGTCCGGTCGAAGACCTCACCGTCGTGTGCGCTGACGTCGACGCCGATCACCCGATGTCCGGTGGCGGCCAGGGCAACTGCGCAGGCCAGCCCGATCCCCTGGGCCGATCCGGTCACGAGAGCCGTTCGCGTCGTCCCGTTCATGAGGCCCACGTCCTGACGGCACCTGAGGCCAGAACGCTCTCGACTGCGCTTCCGTTCATCGAGCCCCAAGGTAGCTGGCGGGCCGGACGACTGGAAACGATTCGACTACTGTAGGCACACAGGCCCCGACCCGAGGAGAGCGAGCACCGATGGCCGACCGACTCGACTTCGTCGACACCCACGTCCACTTCTGGGAGCGCCCCCACGACAAGCTCGAATGGGTGTGGCTGGCCGACGACGCCATCCATCCCCAACTCGGCAAGATCACCAAGTTGAAGGAACACACCAGCTACTCCGAGCCGCAGCTGCGCGAGGACACGGCGGGGTTGAACGTCACCAAGATCGTCCACGTGCAGGCTGCGATCGGCTCGGCTGACCCGGTCGACGAGACAGCCTGGCTCCAGGAGATGGCCGATCGGACGGGTTGGCCCAACGGGATCACCGGCGACGCCCGCCTGCAGAGCCCCGATGTCGAGGCCACCATCGAGCGTCACTGCGAACACGCGAACATGCGGGGTCTCAGGGACTTCGCAGAGGGCGACTACCTCGTGGACCCGAACTTCCACCGTGGCTACGCGCTGCTCGAGAAGTACGACCTCGTCTACGACCTCGACTGCACGTTCGACAACATGGCCAAGGCCGCGGATCTGGCTCGGAAGTTCCCGAACATCACGCTGATCCTCGACCACGCCGGATTCCCCCAGGACCGCACAGACGCCTATCTCCAACAGTGGCGAAAGGGCATGGCGGCCCTGGCCGAGGCCGACAACGCAGTAGTCAAGATCTCCGGGCTCGGGATGGGCGACTACATGGCCGGCGGAAGCTGGACTGTCGAGAGCATCCGCCCCTACGTGCTGGGTTGCATCGAGGCCTTCGGCGTGGAGCGCTCCTTCTTCGGGAGCAACTGGCCGGTGGATCGCATGTACTCGACCTACGAGACGATGCTCGACGCGTACGTCGAGATCACGAGCGGATTCTCCGAGGACGAGAAGGTCGCCCTGTTCTCCGCCAACGCGGAGCGGATCTACCGGATCTGACGGCGGTCGCGACCTCGGCGGTGGACACCGCCGAGGTCGTCAGTAGCGGTCCGGCCGATCGCCCGTGACAGCCTCGCGCGCCGCGGTCAGCTAGCGGTCGACGCGGTACTTGTCGATGTAGCCGGTGTCGAGTTCGAGTCCCCAACCGGGACCCGTCGGCAGTGAGTACATGCCGTCACGGATCGGCGAGCGGTTGGCGATGAGGTCCCAGAAGAGCGGGTCGCGGGTCGGGTGGAAGACCTCGGTGTAGGTGCCGTGTGGCACCGAGGCGAGCATGTGTGCGGCGATCTGGACCTCTTCGTGGTGGCCCATCTCGACGCCGAAGACCTTCGCGATCCCCGCGATGCGACGCCACTCGGTGGGTCCTCCGCTCCAGCTCGCGTCGAAGTTGCAGACGTCGATCGCTCCGGACTCGATGAGCTCACCCATCCCCTGACGTGTGAACTCGCTCTGTCCGGCGGCGACCCGCACGCCCGCCATGTAGCGGACGTCGCGCATCCACCGGACGTCGTTGTACCAACGGACCGGTTCTTCGAACCAGCGGATGTTCTCCGCACCGACGAGGCGGACGAACTCGACCGCCTCGTCCACCGTGTAGCCCTGGTTTGCGTCGACAGTCAGGACGAAATCGTCTCCACCGGCCTTGCGGGCCACCTCGAAACGCTTCGCGTCCTCGGCCGGGGACAGACCGCCGATCTTGAGCTTGCACCCGGCGAGTCCGAAGCCGAGGTACTCCTCCATCTCAGCGGCGAGTTGGGCATCGGTCTTGCCGTAGTAGCCGCCGATGGCGACGATGGGAATCTCGTCGCGGAAGCCACCCCAGAGGCGGTTGATGGGGAGTCCGGCCACCTTGCCGACGATGTCCCACAGCGCCGAATCGATGGCGCCCATTCCCATCACGACGAGCTTGCGGTCCCTCAAGATGTCGAAGGTGGGTGGAAGCATCGCGTCCCAGCACTGCTCGACGAGCAGGGGGTCGCGACCTTCGATGAGCGGGAACAGTTCCTCGATCATGATCTTGGCGATCTCGTGCTGGGTGTCGACCTCGTCGCCGTTGAAGCACTCACCCACCACGCCGTCGTCGGTGGTGATGCGGGTGATCAACGTCGCCCGTTCCGACATGGAGTACTTGGATCCCCGGAAGGTCTCCGCCAGCGGGACCACCAGTGGAATGACCTCGATCCGTTCGATCTTCACCTTCGCAGCACCTCTCATCGGCAGCCCCGTCAGGTTACCGGTATCGTTTCCAATACGCCAGCCCGCGTAGACTGCTCCGGTCCGATCGAGGAGGTCGCAGTGGCGAGACGTGAAGCCACGATGAAAGACGTCGCAGAACACGCCGGGGTGGCCCTCTCTTCGGTGTCTCGTGTCCTCAACGACCATCCCGACGTGAGCGAGGAGATGCGCCAGCAGGTCCTCGACGCCATCGAATCGGTGGGCTACGAGCCGAATCTGCTCGCGTCGAGTCTGCGGAGAGGGTCGACCAAGACCATCGGCTTTCTGGCGAGCGACATCTCCAACCCCCTGTTCGCGGAGATCGCGCTCGGGGCTGAGCGCCGCCTCGACGAGGCCGGATACACGATGGTCCTCACGAACTCGGAGGGCAGTGGTGAGCGTGACGAGCGGATGATCCGTCTGCTGCGGTGGCGCCGCACAGACGGACTGATCCTCTCGGTCTCCGACGAGCGGCGACCGGGCACCCTCGCGGAGTTGGCGCGCCTGGAGGAACCGGTCGTGCTCGTGGACCGCGACATCCGCAACCTGGAGAACGCCTCGACCGTGTCGTCTGATCACGCCCGGGGGATGCGGGCCGCGGTCGACCACCTGATCGATCTCGGTCACTCGAGGGTGGCTCTGATCTCTGGCTCACGCAGTCTGCGGCCGGTACGTGAACGTCTCCGCGGATTCCGCCGGGCCTTCCGGGCCAATGACCTGGAACCACCGGAGGAACTGCTGCGGGTCGGTAGCTTCAGCGCGGATTACGGAGAGAAGGCGACCCTCGAGCTCTTCGGCATCGACGACCCTCCGACCGCCCTCATCGCCGGCGGAAACCTCCTGCTCACGGGCGTCCTACGGGCACTGCGCCAACTCGACCTCGCCGTCGGCGACGACGTGGCTCTGATCTCGTGCGACGACGTCCCGCTCACCGAGCTCCACTCGCCTCCGATCACCGTCATCGACCGTGACGCTGTCCGCATCGGTGAGCTCGCCGCCGAGTTGCTGCTGGAACAACTCGAGAACGGCGGGACCCCGGGCGTGGCGGAGGCGCCGACGACACTGATCATCCGGGAGTCGACGACCCGGTCGCGACCGGGGGGAACGAAGAAGTGACGACATCGGACAGCGATGCGTCGGCGGTGTGGCCCGACCACGAGCTCGTCACCTCGAGCGAAGACGGGCGCTCGGTGATCGCAGGGGTCCAACAGCCGCTCATGCGGTCCACGGACTTCGCGCCGCCGGCGGAACCGTTCCTGGTGTCGGAGCCCATCGACGTCGACCGCATGTTCTTCTTCGAGGTCCCGGTCGGGTGGGCCGGCGACTGGCACCCCTCACCGAGGGCGCAGTACTACGTGCAGTTGCGTGGCTCGTTGCGTGTCGAGTTCGGTTCCGGCGAGTCCCGGCTGATAAGTCCGGGCGAGCTGATGCGACTCGAGGACGTGACCGGCGAGGGTCATCGCAGCAGCGTTGTGGGCGACGAGCCGGCCCGAGGTCTCTTCGTGCAGTTGCGTCAGCCCGCCGACCCCTGAGGTCTCCGGTCCCCCGGATGTCTCTTCGTGCAGCTGCGGACGGACGTGATCAGTCGCTGGTGATGACGGCGATGGGCGTCCCGTTGGGGACCTCGTCCTGTTCGGATACGAGCCGTTCCGTCAGGACTCCCGCGACGGGGGCGGGTACGTCGGCCTCCACCTTGTCGGTCTCCGCCCGGAACAGGACGTCGCCCGCGGCGACCGTGTCGCCCTCGGCGACGAGCCACTCGAGGACCACGACCTCTTCGGTCGTGTCGCCGAGCTTGGGCAACTTGATGGTGTGACGCATGGTGGTCCTCCGACTCAGTCAGCGACGATGTTGGCGAACATGGCTGCCACACCCGCGGAGGGCGCGGCCTTCACTGTCTCGACGACCTGCTCGATCTGCGCCGCGATCGCTGCGTCGATCTCCTCGGCGTCAGCTTCGCTCATGAGGCCCTCGGTGACGAGTCGCGCCCGGAATCCGGCGATCGGGTCCTTCTCGAACCACTCGTCGAATTCGCCCTCGGGCCGGTACGGCGCGGTGTCGGACCGTGAGTGACCGGCGTAGCGGTACGTCTTCATCTCGAGCAGGGTCGGCCCTTCGCCGGCCCGCGCTCTGTCGAGGGCGCCCGCTGTCGCCTCGGCGACCGCGTCGACATCCTGACCGTCCACGATGATGCCGGGAATGGCGTAACTCGCTGCACGGTCGGCGATGTCGGTGACCGGTGTCGTGAGGTCGATGCGGCTGTACTCGCCGTACTGGTTGTTCTCGCACACGAACACCACGGGGAGGTTCCAGATGGCGGCGAGGTTGAGACCCTCGTGGAAGGCGCCGATGTTCGTCGATCCGTCGCCGAACACGGCGATCGCCGCATCGTCGGTGCCGCGTACCTGTGCCGTCAGCGCCGCACCAGCGGCCACCGGGATCCCGGCGCCGACGATGGCGAACGTCGGCAGGAGGCCGACCTCCATGTCACACAGGTGCATCGATCCGCCGACTCCACCCACCGAGCCGATCTCGCGTCCCATGATCTCGCCGATCACGTCGGTGGGGCTGAGCCCCAGGGCAAGCGCCACACCGTGACCCCGGTATGTGCACGTGACATGGTCGGTGGGTCGGGCCGCAGCGGCGATTCCAACCGCGACAGCCTCCTGGCCGAGGCACAGGTGGGTGGTCCCGTGAACGACACCTTCTCCGAAGAGTGCCTGGACCCTGTTCTCGAGTGTCCGGATCTCGACCATCCGCTCGTAGCGGGTTCGCCGATCCGTGCGGACCGCTTCGCGTCGTTGCGTCGACTCGCTCACTTGACCATCCCTTCGGCCTTCCACCACGGCGCCGGAATGCGCCCTGTCTCGAGAAACTCGCCGACCTGCGCTCCGATGTAGCCGGGCATGGGCATGTAGCGCTCCTCGAGTTCCTTGCCGTAGGGCACGGGTACGTCGGGAGCTGTGATGCGAAGCGGCGGGGCGCTCATCTCGCCGAACAACTCGGCGACGACCGCGGAGACGACGTCGGCGCCCCATCCTCCCAGCAGCGGGTTCTCTTCGACCGTGACCAGACGTCCCGTGCGGGCGACCGATTCGAGCACGGCTGCGCTGTCCCACGGCTGGAGGCACTGGAGGTCGATGACCTCGGCGGACCAGGACGCGGCGGTGGCGGCTTCGACGGCGAAATCGACCATCGAGCCGAGCGCGACGATCGTCACGTCGTCGCCGTCCATCACCTGGCGGGCGGTTCCCAGCACCGGAATCGCATCCTCGCCGGTCTCGACGTCGCCCCGTTGGGCGTAGAGCCGCCGAGGTTCGAGGATCACCGTCGGGTTGTCGTCGCGGATCGCCGCCCGCATCAGCCCGTAGGCGCTCTGCGGTCCCGATGCCATCGCCAGCTTCAGGCCGGGGCTTCCGAGAAGCCATCCCTCGAGTGTCTGGGAATGCTGCGTGCCGAATCCGAGCCCGGCGCCGACCGAGGCCCGCACCGTCAACGGCACGGAGACCTCGCCTTTGGAGAGGTAGAGGAACTTCGCTCCCTCGGTGGTCACCTGATCGAGAGCCACGCCCAGGAACTCGACGAACATGATCTCGACCACGGGCCGCAGTCCCGTAGCCGCCGCGCCGACGGCTGCACCGAGAAACCCCATCTCCGAGATCGGGGTGTCGCGGACGCGCAGCGGCCCGAACTCGTCGAGCAGGCCGTCGGAGGTCTTGAACGGCCCCTCTGCGACGGCCACGTCCTCGCCGAACACCACCACGTCGGGGTCGGCTCTCATCTCCTCGGCGATCGCGAGCGAGATCGCCTGGTTCATCCTCAACTTCGGCACGTCATCCTCCTGGAACTCTCGAACGGGGCATGGTGGCGCGCAGCCACCTCACGGACTCTTCAGCGATCGCATCCTCGTCGGTCCCGGCGGGGACGTCCGCGACCTCCACGCACGCCAGGCCGACGAAGCCGGCCGAGTCGAACAGGCGCAGCGCATCCGTCAGGTCGAGGTCACCGGTGCCCAACGGCAGGCACGGCCACCATCCTGCGGGGTCACCGGGCTCGGCACTCGCGGCGAGGTCGAGGTCCTTCACGTGCAGCATCCGGGTGTGCGGCGCGAGGACCTCTGCGGCGCGGATCAGGTCGTCGCCGATGCGGATGACGTTGGCCGTGTCGAAGACCACCCCGAGTCCGGGTCGGTCGACGTCCTCGACGAGTTGGAGGAGGCCGTCGACAGTCAGGTCGCAGTGGGTCTCGATCGCGACCGGAAGGCCATGGTCGTCGGCATATTCGGTGAGCTCGGCCACGAGGGGGCTCAGTCTCTCGACGACGACGGCCTCGTCCTCGCTACCGAAGTGCGCCGTGGTCCCCACGACGATGCGTAGGAGTTCGGCGCCGATACCCACGGCGTGATCCACCGCCCTGAGGGCGTCGGCGAATCTCTCGGGCGACCGGCCCAACTCGAGCCCGCCGGGGTGGCCCCAGGCCAGGACCCGGTCGAGGCCGGCTTCGTCGAGCATGCGCCGTAGCGCCGATATCTCCGGGTCGGAGGTTCCCTCCAGATAGCAGGTCTCGAGGCTGATCCCGTCTACGCCCAACTCCACACACCGCGCGACGGCATCCGCCGTGGTCCAGCGGGTGTCGACCGGTGACTCCGAGGGGCGGACCTCGCCGAAGCGGCGGTGGTAGGTGTAGGTGTCGATACCGACGCGCACTCAGGCTCCGGATGCGACGGTGACGACCGCTCCGGTGCGGGCGCTCTCCTCGGCACCGGCGACGACCTCGACGGTGCGCGCACCCAGGTCAGCTGGGGAGAGGTTGGGTACGTCGCGGCCGAGAGTCAGGTCAACGAGGGTGTTGGGCGGGCCGTCGCAGAGGTACAGGCCCGCGCCCGGCGGCAGGTCGACCTTCTCGTCGACACCGTCCATGCGGTAATGCCACAGGAAGTCCCGCTCGAGGTCCAGGATCAGCTGACCCTCGGACCCGTAGATCCTGATGAGCAACTGGTGCCGGGGCCAGGGCTCGTCGGGGGCGTCGATGGCGTTGGCGGGGCCCGGGCAGCTCGCGCCGCTGAGTGAACCCGTCGCGCCCGACGAGAAGCGCAGGCTGATGGCGTCGTGCATGTCGACCTTCGCGTCGACGTTGTTCATGAAGGCGAAGACCTCCGACGCACGGTCGCCGGTCAGCCACATGGCGAGGCCCATCGCGTGACTCAACTGGGCCGGCGCGTAGCCCCCGCCTGACATGGCGGGATCGGTCCAGGTCTCGGCCTCGGGGGCGAAGCCCTCCGCCGATCCCTCGTAGCCACCGCCGTCTGTCGAGCGCAGCAGTTCCCGCGTGCCCGAGGCCATCGACACCATCATGTGTTCGACCTCCCCGACGCCGCCGCGTTCGTCGACGATCCGCTTGGCCTCCATGCCGAGGTGACCGTAGTTCCAGCCGAACGAGATCAGCAGGTGCCGACCCGTGGCCTCGGCGGTGCGGTGGAGGTCCCACGCGTCGGCGGGATCAGTGGTGAACGGCTTCTCGCACAGGACGTTGAGGCCCGCTTCGAGCGCCGCCTTGGCGTGCTCGTGGTGCATCGAGGAGGGGCTCGCGACCACGACAGCGTCGAGGTCCTGCGCGAGCGCGTCGCGGTAGTCCTCGCTGATGTGATCGAAGCCGAAGGTCTCCTGGATGGCCTCCAGCGCCTCGCGTCCCTTGCGGACCGCGGAGACCAACTCGACGTCCTCGCGGGCGGCGAGTATCGGGATGTGGTTGCTGATAGCCCACGAACCGGCGCCGATAACGCCGATGCGAACCTTTCCGTCATTGGTCACGAGCACGTCTCCCCTGGGGCCGGTAACGTTTCCAAGAATACGGAGCGAACGAACGGAGCGCAAGATGACGACGCAGACACCCGGGGGAGTCGGCGTGAACGGACGAGTGGCGGCGGTGACCGGTGCCGGGCGGGGAATCGGCCGTGCCATCGGCGACCTTCTGCGGGCTTCGGGTGCGCAGGTCGCCTACCTCGACATCCGCGCGCCGGACGACGAGGCGGAGCTCGTCGCCGCCGACGACGCCCTCTTCGTCGAGTGCGATGTCGCCGACGAGGCATCGGTCTCCACCGCTTTCGACGCGATCGAATCCCACTGGCGATCCGTCGAGATCCTCGTGAACAACGCCGGGATCTTCACGATCGAGCCGCTCGAGGAAACCAGCCGCGCCGCATGGGACCGGATGCTCGCCGTCAATCTCACCGGCACGTTCCTGTGCACGCGACGCGCCGTCTCCGGCATGCGGCAGGGCGGCTGGGGGCGTGTCGTCTCGATCGGCTCGAGTGCCGGCAAGACCGGCGGGTCGAAGAACATGGCGGCCTACGGGGCCTCCAAGGCGGCGGTGATGGCCTTCGCGAAGGCCGTCGCGTCCGAGTACGCGCCTTACGGCATCACCTCCAACGCGCTCGCTCCCGCGCTGATCGAAACGGACATGGTCGCCGGTATCGCCGATCTGGCCGATCGCATCCCGGTGGGCCGTCTGGGTCAGCCGCACGACGTGGCCAACGCCGTGCTCTTCCTCGCATCGGAGGAGGCGTCGTTCATCACCGGCGAGGTCATGGATGTCAACGGCGGATTCCTCATCGATTGACCCCGACCGTAGGGCCGGGACGCCCCGCCGGCCGAGCGGCGCTGGAAACGTTTCTTATCGTTGACTAACGTGCGGCCCATGGAGCGCGCCTGTTTCACCTTCGAGATCTATCCGCACATGATCGACGAGTACAAGAAGCGTCATGACGAGATCTGGCCCGAGCTCGTCGAACTCATCCAGGAGTCGGGACTGAAGAACTACACCTTGTTCCGACGTGGGACGCAGATCACCGCGTACGTCGAGTGTCACCCCGACATCGAGACGGCCTTCGCCAAGGTGGGTGCGTCCGAGGTCAACACGCGCTGGGCCACATGGTTCGAGGAGGTCATCGTCAGCCTCACCGACGATGACGGGAACCTGATGTGGGCCGACGAGGTGTGGCACCTCGACTGAATCCCTTCCCGTCCCCTGGCCCGATGGCCCGGGACCGCGTCACCCCCAGGTGGCGTGCATGGACGCGTAGGGCGCGAGTGCGACCGTCAGCTCGCCTTCGAGCACCGGCCGCGTCTCGTCGAGTGAGGCAGCCTGCGGGGCGTCGACCCCGGCGATCGATCCCGCCGTGCGGTCGTCGAGGATCCG contains the following coding sequences:
- a CDS encoding transketolase C-terminal domain-containing protein; this encodes MPKLRMNQAISLAIAEEMRADPDVVVFGEDVAVAEGPFKTSDGLLDEFGPLRVRDTPISEMGFLGAAVGAAATGLRPVVEIMFVEFLGVALDQVTTEGAKFLYLSKGEVSVPLTVRASVGAGLGFGTQHSQTLEGWLLGSPGLKLAMASGPQSAYGLMRAAIRDDNPTVILEPRRLYAQRGDVETGEDAIPVLGTARQVMDGDDVTIVALGSMVDFAVEAATAASWSAEVIDLQCLQPWDSAAVLESVARTGRLVTVEENPLLGGWGADVVSAVVAELFGEMSAPPLRITAPDVPVPYGKELEERYMPMPGYIGAQVGEFLETGRIPAPWWKAEGMVK
- a CDS encoding sugar phosphate isomerase/epimerase family protein; the protein is MRVGIDTYTYHRRFGEVRPSESPVDTRWTTADAVARCVELGVDGISLETCYLEGTSDPEISALRRMLDEAGLDRVLAWGHPGGLELGRSPERFADALRAVDHAVGIGAELLRIVVGTTAHFGSEDEAVVVERLSPLVAELTEYADDHGLPVAIETHCDLTVDGLLQLVEDVDRPGLGVVFDTANVIRIGDDLIRAAEVLAPHTRMLHVKDLDLAASAEPGDPAGWWPCLPLGTGDLDLTDALRLFDSAGFVGLACVEVADVPAGTDEDAIAEESVRWLRATMPRSRVPGG
- a CDS encoding Gfo/Idh/MocA family oxidoreductase, which codes for MTNDGKVRIGVIGAGSWAISNHIPILAAREDVELVSAVRKGREALEAIQETFGFDHISEDYRDALAQDLDAVVVASPSSMHHEHAKAALEAGLNVLCEKPFTTDPADAWDLHRTAEATGRHLLISFGWNYGHLGMEAKRIVDERGGVGEVEHMMVSMASGTRELLRSTDGGGYEGSAEGFAPEAETWTDPAMSGGGYAPAQLSHAMGLAMWLTGDRASEVFAFMNNVDAKVDMHDAISLRFSSGATGSLSGASCPGPANAIDAPDEPWPRHQLLIRIYGSEGQLILDLERDFLWHYRMDGVDEKVDLPPGAGLYLCDGPPNTLVDLTLGRDVPNLSPADLGARTVEVVAGAEESARTGAVVTVASGA
- a CDS encoding SDR family NAD(P)-dependent oxidoreductase, whose protein sequence is MTTQTPGGVGVNGRVAAVTGAGRGIGRAIGDLLRASGAQVAYLDIRAPDDEAELVAADDALFVECDVADEASVSTAFDAIESHWRSVEILVNNAGIFTIEPLEETSRAAWDRMLAVNLTGTFLCTRRAVSGMRQGGWGRVVSIGSSAGKTGGSKNMAAYGASKAAVMAFAKAVASEYAPYGITSNALAPALIETDMVAGIADLADRIPVGRLGQPHDVANAVLFLASEEASFITGEVMDVNGGFLID
- a CDS encoding L-rhamnose mutarotase; this translates as MERACFTFEIYPHMIDEYKKRHDEIWPELVELIQESGLKNYTLFRRGTQITAYVECHPDIETAFAKVGASEVNTRWATWFEEVIVSLTDDDGNLMWADEVWHLD